From one Coffea eugenioides isolate CCC68of chromosome 11, Ceug_1.0, whole genome shotgun sequence genomic stretch:
- the LOC113753061 gene encoding isoflavone reductase homolog PCBER-like, translating to MAVKSKILIIGGTGYIGKYLVEASAKAGHPTFALIRENTISDPKRAAILESFKSLGVGFLYADLHDHQRLVDAIKQVDIVISTVGADFVAHQVKIIAAIKEAGNIKRFLPSEFGYDADRLHGVVEHAASLYRTKAEIRRAVEAEGIPYTYLVCNVFAGYLNYFLNPFGGSLSASPPRDKIVILGDGNPKVFFSEEENIAAYTIKAADDPRTLNKIVYLRSPANSLSCNEIVSLWERKIGQTLEKIYLPEKEVLEKIREASMPSKSILSLLYTLSVKGQMANFEIEASFGVEATELYPDVKCTALDEYLDQFVSE from the exons ATGGCTGTGAAAAGCAAGATTTTGATCATTGGCGGCACCGGATACATTGGCAAATACCTAGTGGAGGCAAGTGCAAAAGCAGGGCACCCAACTTTTGCATTGATCCGAGAAAACACAATTTCAGATCCTAAAAGGGCAGCCATCCTAGAGAGCTTCAAGAGTTTGGGAGTCGGATTTCTTTAT GCAGATCTACACGATCATCAGCGGTTGGTAGATGCAATCAAACAAGTTGATATAGTGATCTCGACAGTCGGGGCAGATTTCGTGGCTCATCAAGTTAAGATAATTGCAGCAATTAAAGAAGCTGGTAACATCAAA AGATTTCTACCTTCTGAGTTTGGATATGATGCGGATCGTTTGCATGGCGTTGTTGAGCATGCCGCAAGCTTATACAGAACCAAAGCTGAGATCCGCAGAGCTGTTGAAGCTGAAGGGATACCTTACACTTATTTAGTATGTAATGTTTTTGCTGGTTATTTGAATTATTTCCTTAACCCCTTTGGAGGCTCTCTCTCTGCAAGTCCTCCCAGAGACAAAATTGTCATTCTTGGTGATGGAAATCCAAAAG TTTTTTTCTCGGAGGAAGAAAATATAGCTGCATACACCATTAAAGCAGCAGATGATCCTAGGACCCTGAACAAGATTGTGTACCTCAGATCACCTGCCAACAGTCTGTCCTGCAACGAAATAGTATCATTGTGGGAAAGGAAAATTGGCCAGACCCTCGAAAAGATTTACCTTCCAGAGAAGGAAGTCCTTGAGAAAATCCGAG AGGCTTCAATGCCATCAAAATCCATCCTGTCTCTGTTATACACTCTTTCTGTGAAGGGACAAATGGCCAACTTTGAGATCGAGGCTTCTTTTGGCGTGGAGGCAACGGAGCTCTATCCCGATGTGAAATGCACCGCACTCGATGAGTATCTCGATCAGTTTGTATCAGAGTAG